Proteins from a genomic interval of Oncorhynchus mykiss isolate Arlee chromosome 21, USDA_OmykA_1.1, whole genome shotgun sequence:
- the LOC110501025 gene encoding inactive histone-lysine N-methyltransferase 2E isoform X10 — protein sequence MSIVIPVGVDTADTSYLEMAAGSDRPESVEASPVVVEKSSYPHQIYSISSHHSHSYIGLPYADHNYGARPPPTPPASPPPSMLIRPGEGLFVPGGLQDEASRGTTLSTSEDGSYGADITRCICGFTHDDGYMICCDKCSVWQHIDCMGIDRQHIPETYLCERCQPRILDRDRAIVLQTRKRENMSGEWRDGIPVCISADGDTSATESGDEVPLELYTAFQHTPTSITLTTGRLAGNKQADKKRKRSGDKEPVATSARAKKAFREGSRKSSRVKGGSPEMEPGEHPSLWENKMKAWMEAYEDAGSNQYSEDVQILLRVKEAGDGKTLAYNTHTATFKPPVESQVQKNKKILKAVRDLAPDSLIIEYRGKFMLRQQFEANGCFFKRPYPFVLFYSKFDGLEMCVDARSFGNEARFIRRSCTPNSEVRHVLEDGMLHLYIYSLRSISKGTEITIGFDYDYGCCKYKVDCACVRGNPECPVLKYNLEPTENLEASSRRRGRKDKEPMMQRGDHLDLGQNQNMTLDCDGRTKGLGADGKQRKLSPLRLSISNNQTREERKMEAILQAFARMEKREKRREQALEKIGTKSEGGIKEEPPATPEADMQSPGIMTPLLEVKEEPGLNKPTPAKLRGSKQRKSFSRSRTHIGQQRRRARTISTCSDIPPGSPGELLDPLANDGPDVEASRDPEPEALSSHAPDTSPPYSGSPAPDRNRSGQKYPKTKKHLVSEWCVDKQERSLRTPEPAPERPLRISSDPEVLATQLNALPGMGPSPHVYSTPKHYVRFSSPFLANRSPTTPGVPTGRRRSRELPDTPPTSGSCKKRWLKQALEEETTTPPPSSGRPTLVMPSEGPLSPPINGDSDSPLPYNGSCTLPELPTPLKKRRLGLCPLDACMSESSTPYGSPCATPTRADLSETPGTPLLLATPPRVTRMEEPSPEALPSTPTHTLSAPQESESSLDSSPECSRRPSPQEAERPPSLLSSPCVAVRAPSLEVLPPHEAKISAPLSPQPPIAESQDCGGEEGPETGAEGSSEAPPTDPASSSLLSPWMKSPERVGLSGPGGLSFSPINSNLRDLTPSHTLEPILAFRPEAVAVAGVVTVPVPLAAGPFTEAAGSLFYPCPEEGGTLAFSRSLSGDGTGEGGSGQNPPQKKKVSLLEYRKRQREARRSGSKMECGSPVSTTPTLVEMFPLPMETTQEPPPLAPAQAPVAPAAVAPTPPEPNTPQPSEDTEPPVEGESDGGEGQWTSSTSVEQARERGYHRALSLSDHSKDKDGETEGSEAPVRDGSSPSLQRTPTHTPCSPGPSSPSQPGSCPVKEEESDSRPRTPSQATPQQPSKPAVPKTSPLTPTKLHPAAPSLLHSPNPQAQGSPYRSQRAFLFAPPQSQPQAQPGLPLFSQYSPQSAPPPPPPPAPPASAAYFPSQSASTVGSFPGFKPSVTSPFPPGAQPLLQTLPPHTLHYQSSTTPPPPPPPPPQHPGPSPALLHVNLQPPPVQQHQLLLTTAPQSSLPPPPPPPPQGQTHQLQQPSASTLLSLNQGLPLPPPPPPPPASSTGVPMQVQAPHHFQNLGGFPTPLVPPLVPPSTYPPPHQQTGLPPPPPPPQQQTQPAQAVPTATQMPSGTRGATASPSPFHNAGYLGTGWH from the exons ATGAGCATAGTGATCCCTGTAGGGGTGGACACAGCAGACACCTCATACCTGGAAATGGCTGCAGGCTCAGA cagaCCAGAATCGGTAGAGGCCAGCCCTGTGGTGGTGGAGAAGTCCAGCTACCCGCACCAGATCTACAGCATTAGCTCTCACCACTCCCACAGTTACATTGGGCTGCCCTACGCC GACCACAACTATGGGGCGCGCCccccgcccactcccccggcctcccctcccccctccatgcTGATCCGTCCAGGCGAGGGGCTGTTTGTGCCGGGGGGCCTGCAGGACGAGGCTTCCAGGGGCACCACACTCAGCACCTCGGAGGACGGCAGCTACGGGGCCGACATCACCCGCTGCATCTGTGGCTTCACCCACGACGACGGCTACATGATCTGCTGCGACAAGTGCAG TGTGTGGCAGCACATAGACTGCATGGGGATCGACAGGCAGCACATTCCTGAGACGTACCTGTGTGAGCGCTGCCAGCCGCGCATCCTGGACAGAGACCGGGCCATCGTGCTGCAGACCCGCAAGAGGGAGAACATGTCCGGTGAGTGGAGAGATG GCATACCGGTATGTATCTCTGCAGACGGGGACACCAGTGCCACAGAGAGTGGGGACGAGGTGCCGCTGGAGTTGTACACGGCCTTCCAGCACACGCCCACCAGCATCACACTCACCACCGGCCGCCTGGCGGGCAACAAGCAGGCCGACAAGAAACGCAAGAGGAGCGGAGACAAGGAGCCCGTCGCCACGTCAGCCCGAGCCAAGAAG GCGTTCCGTGAGGGCTCCAGGAAGTCCTCCAGAGTGAAGGGTGGCTCTCCAGAAATGGAGCCCGGAGAGCACCCGTCTCTGTGGGAGAACAAGATGAAGGCTTGGATGGAGGCCTACGAGGATGCCGGCAGCAACCAGTACAGCGAGGACGTCCAGATCCTGCTCCGCGTCAAGGAGGCCGGCGACGGCAAGACCCTggcctacaacacacacacagccaccttCAAACCGCCCGTGGAG agCCAGGTTCAGAAGAACAAGAAGATCCTGAAGGCAGTGAGGGATTTGGCTCCAGACTCCCTCATCATAGAGTACAGGGGCAAGTTCATGCTGCGACAGCAGTTTGAGGCCAACGGATGCTTCTTCAAGAG GCCATACCCCTTTGTGTTGTTCTACTCAAAGTTTGACGGGCTGGAGATGTGTGTGGACGCCCGCAGCTTTGGCAATGAGGCCCGCTTCATCCGACGCTCCTGCACCCCCAACTCTGAG GTGCGTCATGTATTAGAGGATGGTATGCTCCATTTGTACATTTACTCTTTGAGGTCCATCAGCAAAGGCACTGAGATCACCATAGGCTTCGACTATGACTATGGCTGCTG taAATACAAGGTGGACTGTGCATGTGTGAGGGGGAACCCAGAGTGCCCGGTGCTGAAGTACAACCTGGAGCCCACCGAGAACCTGGAGGCCAGCAGCCGCCGGCGGGGCCGCAAGGACAAGGAGCCCATGATGCAGCGAGGGGACCACCTGGACCTGGGCCAGAACCAGAACATGACCCTGGACTGTGACGGCAGGACCAAGGGTCTGGGGGCCGACGGCAAGCAGAGGAAGCTATCGCCCCTCCGCCTCTCCATCTCCAACAACCAG aCCCGtgaagagaggaagatggaggccATCCTGCAGGCCTTTGCCCGcatggagaagagggagaagaggcggGAGCAGGCCCTGGAGAAGATTGGCACCAAGTCAGAGGGGGGCATCAAGGAGGAGCCCCCTGCCACCCCCGAGGCCGACATGCAGTCTCCTGGTATCATGACG CCCCTGCTAGAGGTGAAGGAGGAGCCGGGTCTCAACAAGCCCACGCCGGCCAAGCTGCGAGGCAGCAAGCAGAGGAAGAGCTTCTCGCGGAGCCGCACCCACATTGGGCAGCAGCGGCGGCGAGCGCGCACCATCAGCACCTGCTCTGACATACCTCCCGGCTCACCTGGGGAACTCCTGGACCCCCTGGCCAATGACGGCCCAGACGTAGAGGCCTCCAGGGACCCCGAGCCAGAGGCCCTCTCCTCCCATGCCCCCGACACCAGCCCCCCTTACAGTGGCTCCCCGGCCCCTGACAGAAACCGCTCCGGGCAGAAGTACCCCAAAACTAAAAAG cactTAGTGAGTGAGTGGTGCGTCGACAAGCAGGAGCGGTCATTGCGGACCCCAGAGCCGGCCCCGGAGAGGCCCCTGAGGATCAGCAGCGACCCGGAGGTGCTGGCCACCCAGCTCAACGCCCTGCCCGGCATGGGCCCCAGCCCGCACGTCTACAGCACGCCCAAACACTACGTCCGCTTCTCCTCGCCCTTCCTGGCCAACCGCAGCCCCACCACCCCTGGGGTGCCCACCGGACGCCGGCGTTCCCGCGAGCTGCCCGACACGCCGCCCACCTCAGGCTCCTGCAAGAAG CGCTGGCTGAAGCAGGCTCTAGAGGAGGagaccaccacccctccacccagCAGCGGCCGGCCCACCCTGGTCATGCCTAGCGAGGGCCCTCTCAGCCCTCCTATCAACGGGGACTCTGACAGCCCCCTCCCCTACAACGGCAGCTGCACCTTGCCAG AGTTGCCCACTCCTCTGAAGAAGCGACGCCTGGGTCTGTGTCCACTGGACGCCTGCATGTCAGAGAGCTCCACCCCCTACGGCTCTCCCTGCGCAACGCCAACCCGGGCCGACCTATCAGAGACGCCGGGTACACCCCTGCTGCTGGCCACGCCACCCCGCGTCACCCGTATGGAGGAGCCGAGCCCCGAAGCTCTACCAagcactcctacacacacactcagtgccCCGCAGGAA AGCGAGTCTTCCCTGGACAGCTCACCAGAGTGCAGTCGCAGACCCAGCCCCCAAGAGGCTGAGCGGCCACCTTCGCTGCTCTCCTCCCCCTGTGTAGCGGTCAGGGCCCCCAGTCTGGAGGTGTTGCCCCCCCACGAGGCCAAGATCAGTGCCCCCCTGAGCCCCCAGCCCCCCATCGCCGAGTCCCAGGactgtgggggagaggaggggccaGAGACCGGGGCTGAGGGCAGCAGCGAGGCCCCCCCCACAGACCCagcctcttcctccctcctctccccctggatGAAGAGTCCAGAGAGAGTGGGTCTGTCAGGGCCAGGGGGTCTGTCCTTCTCCCCCATCAACTCTAACCTGAGGGACCTTACCCCCTCACACACCCTGGAGCCCATCTTGGCCTTCAGGCCGGAGGCGGTGGCTGTGGCTGGTGTTGTGACTGTACCAGTACCCTTGGCAGCAGGACCCTTCACAGAGGCTGCAGGGTCTCTCTTCTACCCCTGCCCTGAGGAGGGGGGAACGCTGGCCTTTTCTCGCTCACTAAGTGGAGACGGCACCGGAGAGGGAGGGTCAGGACAGAATCCCCCACAGAAGAAAAAG gtgtctTTGCTGGAGTACAGGAAACGTCAGCGCGAGGCGCGGCGCAGCGGCTCCAAAATGGAATGCGGCTCGCCTGTCTCTACAACACCTACCCTGGTGGAGATGTTCCCTCTGCCCATGGAGACCACCCAAGAGCCTCCACCCCTGGCTCCGGCCCAAGCTCCAGTGGCCCCTGCTGCAGTGGCCCCCACCCCGCCTGAGCCAAATACCCCTCAGCCCAGCGAGGACACAGAGCCCCCTGTcgagggggagagtgatgggggagagggacagtggaCCTCGTCCACCTCGGTGGAGCAGGCAAGAGAGCGTGGCTACCACAGAGCCCTGTCGCTTAGTGACCACAGCAAGGacaaag ATGGAGAGACCGAGGGCAGTGAGGCCCCAGTCAGAGATGGTTCATCTCCTAGCCTGCAGAGGACCCCAACCCACACT cCGTGTTCTCCTGGCCCCAGCAGCCCGTCCCAGCCTGGCAGTTGCccagtgaaggaggaggagagtgacagCCGGCCTCGGACCCCCTCCCAGGCCACCCCACAGCAGCCCAGCAAGCCTGCCGTACCCAAGACATCCCCCCTGACCCCCACCAAGCTACACCCTGCTGCCCCCTCACTCCTCCACTCGCCCAACCCCCAGGCTCAGGGCTCCCCTTACCGCAGCCAGAGGGCCTTCCTCTTTGCTCCTCCTCAGTCCCAGCCACAGGCTCAACCAGGGCTGCCCCTCTTCTCCCAGTACAGCCCACAGTCcgctccacctccccctcctccaccagcACCTCCAGCCTCAGCGGCCTACTTCCCCAGCCAGTCAGCCTCCACCGTGGGATCCTTCCCTGGGTTCAAGCCTTCCGTGACGTCCCCATTCCCCCCTGGTGCCCAGCCCCTCCTGCAGACTCTTCCTCCCCACACCCTGCACTACCAGAGCTCTACcactcccccccctcctccccctcccccaccacaaCACCCTGGGCCCAGCCCGGCCCTGCTACACGTTAACCTGCAGCCTCCTCCTGTCCAGCAGCACCAGCTCCTCCTGACCACAGCCccccagtcctccctccctcctcctccgccCCCTCCCCCACAGGGCCAGACCCACCAGCTGCAGCAGCCCAGTGCCAGCACCCTCCTGTCACTCAACCAGGGCTTGCCTCttcctccacccccaccccctcctcctgcctcctccacCGGTGTCCCCATGCAAGTGCAGGCCCCTCACCACTTTCAGAACTTGGGGGGCTTTCCAACCCCGCTGGTGCCCCCGCTGGTGCCCCCCTCCACCTATCCCCCGCCCCACCAGCAGACTGGactgcccccccctcctccccctccccagcaGCAAACTCAGCCGGCCCAGGCCGTGCCCACCGCCACTCAGATGCCCAGCGGAACACGCGGGGCCACTGCGTCCCCCTCCCCCTTTCACAACGCTGGGTACCTGGGCACGGGGTGGCACTGA
- the LOC110501025 gene encoding inactive histone-lysine N-methyltransferase 2E isoform X4, which produces MSIVIPVGVDTADTSYLEMAAGSDRPESVEASPVVVEKSSYPHQIYSISSHHSHSYIGLPYADHNYGARPPPTPPASPPPSMLIRPGEGLFVPGGLQDEASRGTTLSTSEDGSYGADITRCICGFTHDDGYMICCDKCSVWQHIDCMGIDRQHIPETYLCERCQPRILDRDRAIVLQTRKRENMSGEWRDDGDTSATESGDEVPLELYTAFQHTPTSITLTTGRLAGNKQADKKRKRSGDKEPVATSARAKKAFREGSRKSSRVKGGSPEMEPGEHPSLWENKMKAWMEAYEDAGSNQYSEDVQILLRVKEAGDGKTLAYNTHTATFKPPVESQVQKNKKILKAVRDLAPDSLIIEYRGKFMLRQQFEANGCFFKRPYPFVLFYSKFDGLEMCVDARSFGNEARFIRRSCTPNSEVRHVLEDGMLHLYIYSLRSISKGTEITIGFDYDYGCCKYKVDCACVRGNPECPVLKYNLEPTENLEASSRRRGRKDKEPMMQRGDHLDLGQNQNMTLDCDGRTKGLGADGKQRKLSPLRLSISNNQDPTELEGVEDQPDNSVSSEVEMESEETIAERKRKMASPAEESHLQGVGASSCLGLSKPETREERKMEAILQAFARMEKREKRREQALEKIGTKSEGGIKEEPPATPEADMQSPGIMTPLLEVKEEPGLNKPTPAKLRGSKQRKSFSRSRTHIGQQRRRARTISTCSDIPPGSPGELLDPLANDGPDVEASRDPEPEALSSHAPDTSPPYSGSPAPDRNRSGQKYPKTKKHLVSEWCVDKQERSLRTPEPAPERPLRISSDPEVLATQLNALPGMGPSPHVYSTPKHYVRFSSPFLANRSPTTPGVPTGRRRSRELPDTPPTSGSCKKRWLKQALEEETTTPPPSSGRPTLVMPSEGPLSPPINGDSDSPLPYNGSCTLPELPTPLKKRRLGLCPLDACMSESSTPYGSPCATPTRADLSETPGTPLLLATPPRVTRMEEPSPEALPSTPTHTLSAPQESESSLDSSPECSRRPSPQEAERPPSLLSSPCVAVRAPSLEVLPPHEAKISAPLSPQPPIAESQDCGGEEGPETGAEGSSEAPPTDPASSSLLSPWMKSPERVGLSGPGGLSFSPINSNLRDLTPSHTLEPILAFRPEAVAVAGVVTVPVPLAAGPFTEAAGSLFYPCPEEGGTLAFSRSLSGDGTGEGGSGQNPPQKKKVSLLEYRKRQREARRSGSKMECGSPVSTTPTLVEMFPLPMETTQEPPPLAPAQAPVAPAAVAPTPPEPNTPQPSEDTEPPVEGESDGGEGQWTSSTSVEQARERGYHRALSLSDHSKDKDGETEGSEAPVRDGSSPSLQRTPTHTPCSPGPSSPSQPGSCPVKEEESDSRPRTPSQATPQQPSKPAVPKTSPLTPTKLHPAAPSLLHSPNPQAQGSPYRSQRAFLFAPPQSQPQAQPGLPLFSQYSPQSAPPPPPPPAPPASAAYFPSQSASTVGSFPGFKPSVTSPFPPGAQPLLQTLPPHTLHYQSSTTPPPPPPPPPQHPGPSPALLHVNLQPPPVQQHQLLLTTAPQSSLPPPPPPPPQGQTHQLQQPSASTLLSLNQGLPLPPPPPPPPASSTGVPMQVQAPHHFQNLGGFPTPLVPPLVPPSTYPPPHQQTGLPPPPPPPQQQTQPAQAVPTATQMPSGTRGATASPSPFHNAGYLGTGWH; this is translated from the exons ATGAGCATAGTGATCCCTGTAGGGGTGGACACAGCAGACACCTCATACCTGGAAATGGCTGCAGGCTCAGA cagaCCAGAATCGGTAGAGGCCAGCCCTGTGGTGGTGGAGAAGTCCAGCTACCCGCACCAGATCTACAGCATTAGCTCTCACCACTCCCACAGTTACATTGGGCTGCCCTACGCC GACCACAACTATGGGGCGCGCCccccgcccactcccccggcctcccctcccccctccatgcTGATCCGTCCAGGCGAGGGGCTGTTTGTGCCGGGGGGCCTGCAGGACGAGGCTTCCAGGGGCACCACACTCAGCACCTCGGAGGACGGCAGCTACGGGGCCGACATCACCCGCTGCATCTGTGGCTTCACCCACGACGACGGCTACATGATCTGCTGCGACAAGTGCAG TGTGTGGCAGCACATAGACTGCATGGGGATCGACAGGCAGCACATTCCTGAGACGTACCTGTGTGAGCGCTGCCAGCCGCGCATCCTGGACAGAGACCGGGCCATCGTGCTGCAGACCCGCAAGAGGGAGAACATGTCCGGTGAGTGGAGAGATG ACGGGGACACCAGTGCCACAGAGAGTGGGGACGAGGTGCCGCTGGAGTTGTACACGGCCTTCCAGCACACGCCCACCAGCATCACACTCACCACCGGCCGCCTGGCGGGCAACAAGCAGGCCGACAAGAAACGCAAGAGGAGCGGAGACAAGGAGCCCGTCGCCACGTCAGCCCGAGCCAAGAAG GCGTTCCGTGAGGGCTCCAGGAAGTCCTCCAGAGTGAAGGGTGGCTCTCCAGAAATGGAGCCCGGAGAGCACCCGTCTCTGTGGGAGAACAAGATGAAGGCTTGGATGGAGGCCTACGAGGATGCCGGCAGCAACCAGTACAGCGAGGACGTCCAGATCCTGCTCCGCGTCAAGGAGGCCGGCGACGGCAAGACCCTggcctacaacacacacacagccaccttCAAACCGCCCGTGGAG agCCAGGTTCAGAAGAACAAGAAGATCCTGAAGGCAGTGAGGGATTTGGCTCCAGACTCCCTCATCATAGAGTACAGGGGCAAGTTCATGCTGCGACAGCAGTTTGAGGCCAACGGATGCTTCTTCAAGAG GCCATACCCCTTTGTGTTGTTCTACTCAAAGTTTGACGGGCTGGAGATGTGTGTGGACGCCCGCAGCTTTGGCAATGAGGCCCGCTTCATCCGACGCTCCTGCACCCCCAACTCTGAG GTGCGTCATGTATTAGAGGATGGTATGCTCCATTTGTACATTTACTCTTTGAGGTCCATCAGCAAAGGCACTGAGATCACCATAGGCTTCGACTATGACTATGGCTGCTG taAATACAAGGTGGACTGTGCATGTGTGAGGGGGAACCCAGAGTGCCCGGTGCTGAAGTACAACCTGGAGCCCACCGAGAACCTGGAGGCCAGCAGCCGCCGGCGGGGCCGCAAGGACAAGGAGCCCATGATGCAGCGAGGGGACCACCTGGACCTGGGCCAGAACCAGAACATGACCCTGGACTGTGACGGCAGGACCAAGGGTCTGGGGGCCGACGGCAAGCAGAGGAAGCTATCGCCCCTCCGCCTCTCCATCTCCAACAACCAG GATCCTACAGAGTTAGAGGGTGTAGAAGACCAACCTGATAACTCCGTTAGCAGTGAAGTAGAGATGGAGTCAGAGGAGACcattgcagagagaaagaggaagatg GCCAGCCCAGCGGAGGAGTCCCATCTGCAAGGCGTGGGGGCCTCCAGCTGTCTGGGACTGAGTAAACCGGAG aCCCGtgaagagaggaagatggaggccATCCTGCAGGCCTTTGCCCGcatggagaagagggagaagaggcggGAGCAGGCCCTGGAGAAGATTGGCACCAAGTCAGAGGGGGGCATCAAGGAGGAGCCCCCTGCCACCCCCGAGGCCGACATGCAGTCTCCTGGTATCATGACG CCCCTGCTAGAGGTGAAGGAGGAGCCGGGTCTCAACAAGCCCACGCCGGCCAAGCTGCGAGGCAGCAAGCAGAGGAAGAGCTTCTCGCGGAGCCGCACCCACATTGGGCAGCAGCGGCGGCGAGCGCGCACCATCAGCACCTGCTCTGACATACCTCCCGGCTCACCTGGGGAACTCCTGGACCCCCTGGCCAATGACGGCCCAGACGTAGAGGCCTCCAGGGACCCCGAGCCAGAGGCCCTCTCCTCCCATGCCCCCGACACCAGCCCCCCTTACAGTGGCTCCCCGGCCCCTGACAGAAACCGCTCCGGGCAGAAGTACCCCAAAACTAAAAAG cactTAGTGAGTGAGTGGTGCGTCGACAAGCAGGAGCGGTCATTGCGGACCCCAGAGCCGGCCCCGGAGAGGCCCCTGAGGATCAGCAGCGACCCGGAGGTGCTGGCCACCCAGCTCAACGCCCTGCCCGGCATGGGCCCCAGCCCGCACGTCTACAGCACGCCCAAACACTACGTCCGCTTCTCCTCGCCCTTCCTGGCCAACCGCAGCCCCACCACCCCTGGGGTGCCCACCGGACGCCGGCGTTCCCGCGAGCTGCCCGACACGCCGCCCACCTCAGGCTCCTGCAAGAAG CGCTGGCTGAAGCAGGCTCTAGAGGAGGagaccaccacccctccacccagCAGCGGCCGGCCCACCCTGGTCATGCCTAGCGAGGGCCCTCTCAGCCCTCCTATCAACGGGGACTCTGACAGCCCCCTCCCCTACAACGGCAGCTGCACCTTGCCAG AGTTGCCCACTCCTCTGAAGAAGCGACGCCTGGGTCTGTGTCCACTGGACGCCTGCATGTCAGAGAGCTCCACCCCCTACGGCTCTCCCTGCGCAACGCCAACCCGGGCCGACCTATCAGAGACGCCGGGTACACCCCTGCTGCTGGCCACGCCACCCCGCGTCACCCGTATGGAGGAGCCGAGCCCCGAAGCTCTACCAagcactcctacacacacactcagtgccCCGCAGGAA AGCGAGTCTTCCCTGGACAGCTCACCAGAGTGCAGTCGCAGACCCAGCCCCCAAGAGGCTGAGCGGCCACCTTCGCTGCTCTCCTCCCCCTGTGTAGCGGTCAGGGCCCCCAGTCTGGAGGTGTTGCCCCCCCACGAGGCCAAGATCAGTGCCCCCCTGAGCCCCCAGCCCCCCATCGCCGAGTCCCAGGactgtgggggagaggaggggccaGAGACCGGGGCTGAGGGCAGCAGCGAGGCCCCCCCCACAGACCCagcctcttcctccctcctctccccctggatGAAGAGTCCAGAGAGAGTGGGTCTGTCAGGGCCAGGGGGTCTGTCCTTCTCCCCCATCAACTCTAACCTGAGGGACCTTACCCCCTCACACACCCTGGAGCCCATCTTGGCCTTCAGGCCGGAGGCGGTGGCTGTGGCTGGTGTTGTGACTGTACCAGTACCCTTGGCAGCAGGACCCTTCACAGAGGCTGCAGGGTCTCTCTTCTACCCCTGCCCTGAGGAGGGGGGAACGCTGGCCTTTTCTCGCTCACTAAGTGGAGACGGCACCGGAGAGGGAGGGTCAGGACAGAATCCCCCACAGAAGAAAAAG gtgtctTTGCTGGAGTACAGGAAACGTCAGCGCGAGGCGCGGCGCAGCGGCTCCAAAATGGAATGCGGCTCGCCTGTCTCTACAACACCTACCCTGGTGGAGATGTTCCCTCTGCCCATGGAGACCACCCAAGAGCCTCCACCCCTGGCTCCGGCCCAAGCTCCAGTGGCCCCTGCTGCAGTGGCCCCCACCCCGCCTGAGCCAAATACCCCTCAGCCCAGCGAGGACACAGAGCCCCCTGTcgagggggagagtgatgggggagagggacagtggaCCTCGTCCACCTCGGTGGAGCAGGCAAGAGAGCGTGGCTACCACAGAGCCCTGTCGCTTAGTGACCACAGCAAGGacaaag ATGGAGAGACCGAGGGCAGTGAGGCCCCAGTCAGAGATGGTTCATCTCCTAGCCTGCAGAGGACCCCAACCCACACT cCGTGTTCTCCTGGCCCCAGCAGCCCGTCCCAGCCTGGCAGTTGCccagtgaaggaggaggagagtgacagCCGGCCTCGGACCCCCTCCCAGGCCACCCCACAGCAGCCCAGCAAGCCTGCCGTACCCAAGACATCCCCCCTGACCCCCACCAAGCTACACCCTGCTGCCCCCTCACTCCTCCACTCGCCCAACCCCCAGGCTCAGGGCTCCCCTTACCGCAGCCAGAGGGCCTTCCTCTTTGCTCCTCCTCAGTCCCAGCCACAGGCTCAACCAGGGCTGCCCCTCTTCTCCCAGTACAGCCCACAGTCcgctccacctccccctcctccaccagcACCTCCAGCCTCAGCGGCCTACTTCCCCAGCCAGTCAGCCTCCACCGTGGGATCCTTCCCTGGGTTCAAGCCTTCCGTGACGTCCCCATTCCCCCCTGGTGCCCAGCCCCTCCTGCAGACTCTTCCTCCCCACACCCTGCACTACCAGAGCTCTACcactcccccccctcctccccctcccccaccacaaCACCCTGGGCCCAGCCCGGCCCTGCTACACGTTAACCTGCAGCCTCCTCCTGTCCAGCAGCACCAGCTCCTCCTGACCACAGCCccccagtcctccctccctcctcctccgccCCCTCCCCCACAGGGCCAGACCCACCAGCTGCAGCAGCCCAGTGCCAGCACCCTCCTGTCACTCAACCAGGGCTTGCCTCttcctccacccccaccccctcctcctgcctcctccacCGGTGTCCCCATGCAAGTGCAGGCCCCTCACCACTTTCAGAACTTGGGGGGCTTTCCAACCCCGCTGGTGCCCCCGCTGGTGCCCCCCTCCACCTATCCCCCGCCCCACCAGCAGACTGGactgcccccccctcctccccctccccagcaGCAAACTCAGCCGGCCCAGGCCGTGCCCACCGCCACTCAGATGCCCAGCGGAACACGCGGGGCCACTGCGTCCCCCTCCCCCTTTCACAACGCTGGGTACCTGGGCACGGGGTGGCACTGA